One genomic region from Rosa rugosa chromosome 1, drRosRugo1.1, whole genome shotgun sequence encodes:
- the LOC133718877 gene encoding calcium uniporter protein 2, mitochondrial, giving the protein MAFKKTLAERIFNISKISTQTLRNCRISSSAVHLRPAAKPREASIAPEPGDNAIFRRFIHKRAGVAKPEIWSVPIGENLMEKLRSVGIPGSRIRLDGLAPPAPAPVPEKEKVSAPAVMAGLTAEETRKLLRVAQMEAVKAKLREVRKTWVTYSEFVGICTEGCSDPDLGLGFAKSLDESGSVIVLGNAVCLRPEQVAKAIQDLIPIPGATPNDAKMKELEDMEKQKSLIDQKADSLVRRELWLGLGYLVVQTAGFMRLTFWELSWDVMEPICFYVTSMYFMACYAFFLRTSKEPSFEGFFQSRFDAKQKKLMKDHNFDLGRYEELRKYCYPFSSSSSELGNPSTAFDGTKRMQMKFGSNVL; this is encoded by the exons ATGGCGTTCAAGAAAACCCTAGCCGAGCGCATCTTCAATATCTCCAAGATCTCGACCCAAACCCTCAGAAACTGCCGGATTTCCTCGTCGGCGGTGCATCTCCGGCCGGCGGCGAAGCCTCGGGAGGCGAGCATCGCGCCCGAGCCGGGAGACAATGCCATTTTCCGGCGGTTCATTCACAAGAGGGCCGGCGTCGCGAAGCCGGAGATCTGGTCGGTCCCGATCGGCGAGAACCTGATGGAGAAGCTCAGGTCCGTAGGCATTCCCGGGAGCCGGATTCGGTTGGACGGTTTGGCTCCGCCGGCGCCGGCGCCGGTGCCGGAGAAGGAGAAGGTGTCTGCGCCGGCTGTCATGGCCGGACTGACGGCGGAGGAGACGAGGAAGTTGTTGAGGGTGGCGCAGATGGAGGCGGTGAAGGCGAAACTCCGGGAGGTGCGGAAAACGTGGGTGACGTATTCGGAGTTTGTTGGGATTTGCACGGAGGGTTGTTCGGATCCGGATCTGGGTCTCGGGTTTGCGAAATCGCTGGACGAGAGTGGCTCCGTTATCGTTTTGGGAAACGCCGTTTGCCTCAGACCTGAACAG GTAGCAAAAGCAATCCAGGACCTCATTCCCATCCCTGGGGCCACTCCAAACGATGCAAAAATGAAGGAGCTAGAAGACATGGAGAAACAGAAATCCCTAATAGACCAGAAAGCCGATTCCTTGGTGCGCAGGGAACTGTGGTTGGGGCTTGGCTATCTCGTTGTCCAAACAGCCGGGTTCATGAGGCTGACCTTTTGGGAACTCTCATGGGATGTGATGGAACCCATCTGTTTCTATGTGACTTCAATGTACTTCATGGCTTGCTATGCCTTCTTCCTCAGGACCTCCAAAGAGCCCTCTTTCGAAGGCTTCTTCCAGAGCCGTTTTGATGCCAAGCAGAAGAAATTGATGAAGGATCACAATTTCGATTTGGGTAGGTATGAGGAGCTTAGAAAATATTGTTAccccttctcttcttcttcatcggaGTTAGGCAACCCATCAACTGCTTTTGATGGAACTAAGAGGATGCAGATGAAGTTTGGTTCCAATGTTCTATAA